A genomic region of Populus nigra chromosome 11, ddPopNigr1.1, whole genome shotgun sequence contains the following coding sequences:
- the LOC133668758 gene encoding gluconokinase isoform X2 yields MASDLQGKAIVIMGVSGAGKSTIGELLAKALDCSFLDADDFHPQSNKDKMHQGIPLTEEDRIPWLEILQDALRESLISGKTVVLSCSALQKQYREILRSADCNYHHGSFNSAVKFVLLDAKAEVLAERLDKRAAEGKHFMPAKLLQSQLELLQIDDSEAICKVDATLNPQALVNAIKTLIFGPRKPIAL; encoded by the exons ATGGCTTCTGATCTCCAAG GTAAAGCGATTGTAATCATGGGTGTCAGTGGCGCTGGGAAATC TACAATAGGTGAGCTTCTGGCCAAAGCTTTGGACTGTAGTTTTCTGGATGCTGATGATTTTCACCCTCAATCAAACAAAG ACAAAATGCATCAGGGAATACCTCTAACAGAGGAAGACCGGATTCCATGGCTTGAAATCCTACAAGATGCTTTAAGGGAGAGCTTGATCAGTGGAAAAACTGTTGTGCTCAGCTGTTCTGCTCTGCAGAAACAATATCGAGAAATTCTTAGGTCTGCAGACTGTAATTACCATCATGGAAGCTTTAACAGTGCAGTTAAGTTCGTGTTGCTGGATGCCAAGGCTGAGGTGCTTGCGGAGCGATTAGATAAAAGAGCTGCAGAAGGGAAGCATTTTATGCCGGCAAAGCTGTTGCAATCTCAGTTGGAGTTGCTTCAGATAGATGATTCTGAAGCAATATGTAAAGTTGATGCTACTCTAAATCCTCAAGCACTTGTAAATgccataaaaactttgattttcggACCAAGAAAACCAATTGCATTATAA
- the LOC133668758 gene encoding gluconokinase isoform X3: protein MGVSGAGKSTIGELLAKALDCSFLDADDFHPQSNKDKMHQGIPLTEEDRIPWLEILQDALRESLISGKTVVLSCSALQKQYREILRSADCNYHHGSFNSAVKFVLLDAKAEVLAERLDKRAAEGKHFMPAKLLQSQLELLQIDDSEAICKVDATLNPQALVNAIKTLIFGPRKPIAL from the exons ATGGGTGTCAGTGGCGCTGGGAAATC TACAATAGGTGAGCTTCTGGCCAAAGCTTTGGACTGTAGTTTTCTGGATGCTGATGATTTTCACCCTCAATCAAACAAAG ACAAAATGCATCAGGGAATACCTCTAACAGAGGAAGACCGGATTCCATGGCTTGAAATCCTACAAGATGCTTTAAGGGAGAGCTTGATCAGTGGAAAAACTGTTGTGCTCAGCTGTTCTGCTCTGCAGAAACAATATCGAGAAATTCTTAGGTCTGCAGACTGTAATTACCATCATGGAAGCTTTAACAGTGCAGTTAAGTTCGTGTTGCTGGATGCCAAGGCTGAGGTGCTTGCGGAGCGATTAGATAAAAGAGCTGCAGAAGGGAAGCATTTTATGCCGGCAAAGCTGTTGCAATCTCAGTTGGAGTTGCTTCAGATAGATGATTCTGAAGCAATATGTAAAGTTGATGCTACTCTAAATCCTCAAGCACTTGTAAATgccataaaaactttgattttcggACCAAGAAAACCAATTGCATTATAA
- the LOC133668050 gene encoding protein MODIFYING WALL LIGNIN-1 — translation MERKALVLCSVVGLLGLLSVATGFGAEATRIKGSEVQFTSATQCTYPQSPALGLGLTAAVALTIAQVIINVATGCVCCKRSQHSSNSNWTTAFVCFVISWFTFVIAFLLLLTGAALNNQHGEETMYFGNYYCYVVKPGVFAGGAVLAFASVALGILCYLTLNSAKDSNDPWPNPPLSSQSGIAMGQPQFAPQTQDPVFVHEDTYIRRQFT, via the exons atggaaagAAAGGCCCTGGTGTTATGCAGTGTTGTGGGTCTGTTGGGGCTATTATCAGTTGCTACAGGTTTTGGTGCAGAAGCAACAAGGATTaag GGTTCTGAGGTTCAGTTCACATCTGCAACGCAATGTACCTATCCTCAGAGTCCAGCACTGGGTCTTGGTTTGACTGCAGCTGTGGCTCTTACTATTGCTCAAGTAATTATTAATGTTGCAACTGGGTGTGTTTGTTGCAAAAGAAGCCAACACAGTTCAAACTCAAATTGGACAACAGCTTTTGTCTGCTTTGTTATTTCCTG GTTCACATTTGTAATAGCATTTCTTCTTTTGTTGACTGGTGCCGCCCTCAACAATCAGCATGGTGAAGAGACAATGTACTTTGGCAATTACTATTGCTATGTTGTAAAGCCTGGCGTCTTTGCAGGTGGTGCTGTCTTGGCCTTTGCAAGCGTGGCCCTTGGGATTCTTTGTTATCTCACCTTAAATTCTGCCAAAGACAGTAACGATCCATGGCCAAATCCTCCTCTTTCTAGTCAAAGTGGCATAGCCATGGGGCAGCCCCAGTTTGCACCACAAACTCAAGACCCTGTTTTTGTACACGAAGATACATATATAAGACGACAGTTCACTTAA
- the LOC133668758 gene encoding gluconokinase isoform X1, which produces MPLFTEINLLSGKAIVIMGVSGAGKSTIGELLAKALDCSFLDADDFHPQSNKDKMHQGIPLTEEDRIPWLEILQDALRESLISGKTVVLSCSALQKQYREILRSADCNYHHGSFNSAVKFVLLDAKAEVLAERLDKRAAEGKHFMPAKLLQSQLELLQIDDSEAICKVDATLNPQALVNAIKTLIFGPRKPIAL; this is translated from the exons ATGCCACTTTTCACAGAAATCAATTTGCTGTCag GTAAAGCGATTGTAATCATGGGTGTCAGTGGCGCTGGGAAATC TACAATAGGTGAGCTTCTGGCCAAAGCTTTGGACTGTAGTTTTCTGGATGCTGATGATTTTCACCCTCAATCAAACAAAG ACAAAATGCATCAGGGAATACCTCTAACAGAGGAAGACCGGATTCCATGGCTTGAAATCCTACAAGATGCTTTAAGGGAGAGCTTGATCAGTGGAAAAACTGTTGTGCTCAGCTGTTCTGCTCTGCAGAAACAATATCGAGAAATTCTTAGGTCTGCAGACTGTAATTACCATCATGGAAGCTTTAACAGTGCAGTTAAGTTCGTGTTGCTGGATGCCAAGGCTGAGGTGCTTGCGGAGCGATTAGATAAAAGAGCTGCAGAAGGGAAGCATTTTATGCCGGCAAAGCTGTTGCAATCTCAGTTGGAGTTGCTTCAGATAGATGATTCTGAAGCAATATGTAAAGTTGATGCTACTCTAAATCCTCAAGCACTTGTAAATgccataaaaactttgattttcggACCAAGAAAACCAATTGCATTATAA